CGTCGCAAACCACGTCTACAACCACTGCGATTTAACAAAAAGAAAAATCGCGATTCACCTGACATGGTTGATGTATCACCGTTGCCGTATAAGCTTGCACGCCCGTATGAACTGCTGCGATACCGATCACAATCTGATCATTATCTTGATATGACTCAAGATGTGGATCATCAAAAACTAAGACAATACCATCTACCCGCGTTTTCTACACCCGAAGAAATTGCAAACTGGCTCGAATACCCTCTCGGAAAACTGGCATGGCTAACTCACCGATTTAATCAAGCTGATCGACCGGATGATGTGAATGAATCGCATTATACTTATCATTGGCTTCCAAAACGGAATGGCTATCGGCTAATTGAATCCCCGAAACCCTTTATGAAAATGGCTCAACAACAGATTTTACAAGACATACTCAATAAAATCCCAGCGCATCCAACTGCACATGGATTCGTCACCGGCCATTCTCAGGTGACCAATGCAGTACCTCATACAGGCAAACGTGTGGTAGTGAAATTTGACCTGGAAAACTTTTATGCCAGTGTCAAATTCTCTCGCGTCATTTCCATCTATCGCAGTGTTGGCTACTGTCGTGAAGCTGCGATTTGGCTCGCGCGGCTGACGACGACTGCCATTCCCATGAGCATGCCTTTTCCTGATGGAAGTTTGCGACCACTATATCCTTATCTCTCTCGCCATCTTCCGCAAGGCGCACCAACATCCCCTGCACTGGCGAATCTGTCTGCATTTTCCCTGGACGTCAGGCTCTCAGGTTTAGCGCGATCGTTTGATGCAGAATACACACGCTATGCCGACGATTTAACCTTTTCCGGTTCCGACCAATTTTTGCGTTCTCTGCGTGTCT
The Gimesia aquarii DNA segment above includes these coding regions:
- a CDS encoding reverse transcriptase family protein encodes the protein MGIFQFIRRLLFGSSPSRPIAPADTHSALKQIKPSRPRRKPRLQPLRFNKKKNRDSPDMVDVSPLPYKLARPYELLRYRSQSDHYLDMTQDVDHQKLRQYHLPAFSTPEEIANWLEYPLGKLAWLTHRFNQADRPDDVNESHYTYHWLPKRNGYRLIESPKPFMKMAQQQILQDILNKIPAHPTAHGFVTGHSQVTNAVPHTGKRVVVKFDLENFYASVKFSRVISIYRSVGYCREAAIWLARLTTTAIPMSMPFPDGSLRPLYPYLSRHLPQGAPTSPALANLSAFSLDVRLSGLARSFDAEYTRYADDLTFSGSDQFLRSLRVFIPLVEQIIRSERFQVNQSKRRILRNNQQQKVTGVVVNEHTNVPRKEFDLLKAILTNCIRKGPASQNREGHPDFASHLRGRVAYVQQLNPNRGQRLLQLYQQIRW